One window of Panthera tigris isolate Pti1 chromosome C2, P.tigris_Pti1_mat1.1, whole genome shotgun sequence genomic DNA carries:
- the NRROS gene encoding transforming growth factor beta activator LRRC33 produces the protein MELLPLWLCLGFHFLTVEWRNQSGMATAASQGGCELVDGVANCRGQNLASVPSDLPPYSQMLILDANPLKILWNHSLQHYPLLESLSLHRCHLERIGRGAFQGQARLRSLELPDNSLSENYKETAAAFHHLQALQRLDLSGNSLTEDMVALMLQNLSSLEAVSLARNTIMRLDDSVFEGLGHLRELDLQRNYIFEIEGGAFDGLTELRHLNLAYNNLPCIVDFSLTQLRFLNVSYNVLEWFLASGGEAAFELETLDLSHNQLLFFPLLPQCSKLHTLLLRDNNMGFYGDLYNTSSPREMVAQFLLVDGNVTNITTVNLWEEFASSDLADLHFLDMSQNQFQYLPDGFLKKMPSLSHLNLNQNCLMTLHIREHEPPGALTELDLSQNQLSELHLAPGLPGCLRSLRSFNLSSNQLMGIPTGLFADASNLTTIDMSHNQISLCPQPAGLDLPAPPSCVDFRNVASLRSLSLKGCGLGALQDCSFQGTALTHLDLSGNWGVLNGTVAPLRGIAPTLQVLSLRNVGLSSSFRELDFSGFGNLRDLDLSGNSLTSFPRFRGSLALQTLDLRRNSLTALPQGAVSEQLTRSLRTIYLSQNPYDCCGVEGWGSLQRLHAIADSAMVTCNLSSKVIRLIELPGGVPQDCKWERVDMGLLYLVLILPSCLTLLVACTVIFLTFKKPLLQVIKSRCHWSSIY, from the coding sequence GTTGATGGAGTAGCCAATTGCCGAGGGCAGAACCTTGCATCAGTGCCCAGCGATCTCCCTCCCTACTCCCAGATGCTCATCCTGGATGCCAACCCGCTTAAGATCCTGTGGAACCATTCCCTCCAGCACTACCCTCTCCTGGAGAGCCTCAGTCTGCACAGGTGCCACCTGGAGCGCATCGGCCGCGGCGCCTTCCAAGGGCAGGCCCGTCTGCGCAGCCTGGAGCTGCCCGACAACTCCCTCTCAGAGAACTACAAGGAGACAGCGGCTGCCTTCCACCACCTGCAGGCCCTGCAGAGGCTGGACTTGTCAGGGAACTCCCTGACAGAAGACATGGTGGCCCTCATGCTCCAGAACCTCTCTTCGCTGGAGGCTGTGTCCCTGGCGAGGAACACCATCATGAGGCTCGACGACTCTGTCTTTGAGGGCCTGGGGCACCTCAGGGAGCTGGATTTGCAGAGAAACTACATCTTTGAGATTGAGGGTGGCGCTTTCGATGGCTTGACTGAGCTGAGACACCTCAACCTGGCCTATAACAACCTCCCTTGCATCGTGGACTTCAGCCTCACACAGCTACGGTTCCTCAACGTCAGCTACAACGTCCTGGAATGGTTCCTGGCGTCAGGGGGAGAGGCTGCCTTTGAGCTGGAGACGCTGGACCTCTCCCACAATCAGCTGCTCTTTTTCCCACTCTTGCCCCAGTGCAGCAAGTTGCACACGCTCCTGCTGCGGGACAACAACATGGGCTTCTACGGGGACCTGTACAACACCTCTTCACCGCGGGAGATGGTGGCCCAGTTCCTCCTTGTGGATGGCAATGTGACCAACATCACCACTGTCAACCTCTGGGAAGAGTTTGCGTCCAGCGACCTTGCGGACCTACACTTCCTGGATATGAGCCAGAACCAGTTCCAATACCTGCCTGATGGCTTCCTAAAGAAAATGCCTTCCCTCTCCCACCTGAACCTCAACCAGAATTGCCTGATGACGCTCCACATCCGAGAGCACGAGCCCCCAGGGGCGCTCACTGAGCtggacctgagccagaaccagcTGTCAGAGCTGCACTTGGCCCCGGGGCTCCCCGGCTGCCTGAGGAGCCTCCGGTCATTCAACTTGAGCTCCAATCAGCTCATGGGTATCCCCACTGGCCTTTTTGCTGATGCCAGTAACCTCACTACAATTGACATGAGCCACAATCAGATCTCACTTTGTCCCCAGCCGGCTGGCTTGGACCTCCCGGCCCCCCCAAGCTGTGTGGATTTTAGGAACGTGGCGTCTTTGAGGAGCCTCTCTCTCAAGGGCTGCGGGCTGGGGGCATTACAAGACTGCTCGTTCCAGGGGACTGCCCTCACCCACTTAGACCTGTCTGGCAACTGGGGGGTTCTGAATGGGACCGTCGCCCCTCTCCGGGGTATCGCCCCCACGTTACAGGTCCTGTCTCTGAGGAATGTGGGCCTCAGTTCTAGCTTCAGGGAGTTGGACTTCTCTGGGTTTGGGAATCTGAGAGACTTGGATCTGTCAGGGAATTCTTTGACCAGTTTCCCACGGTTCAGGGGCAGCCTGGCCCTGCAGACCCTGGATCTCCGCCGAAACTCGCTCACAGCCCTTCCCCAGGGGGCCGTGTCTGAGCAGCTCACGAGAAGTCTGCGGACCATCTACCTCAGTCAGAATCCGTATGACTGCTGTggggtggagggctgggggtCCCTGCAGCGCCTGCACGCCATTGCCGATTCGGCCATGGTCACTTGCAACCTCTCCTCCAAGGTCATTCGCCTGATTGAGCTGCCCGGAGGCGTGCCTCAGGACTGCAAATGGGAGCGGGTGGACATGGGCCTGCTGTACCTCGTACTCATTCTTCCCAGCTGCCTCACCCTGCTGGTGGCCTGCACCGTCATCTTCCTCACTTTCAAGAAGCCCCTGCTTCAGGTCATCAAGAGCCGCTGCCACTGGTCTTCCATATACTGA